In Pungitius pungitius chromosome 2, fPunPun2.1, whole genome shotgun sequence, a single window of DNA contains:
- the LOC119210767 gene encoding C-terminal-binding protein 1 isoform X2 — MALMDKHKQVKRQRLDRICIRPPILNGPMHPRPLVALLDGRDCTVEMPILKDVATVAFCDAQSTQEIHEKVLNEAVAALLYHTITLSRDDLEKFKGLRVIVRIGSGFDNVDIKAAAELGIAVCNVPASSVEETADTSLCLILNLYRRVTWMHQALREGTRASSVEQIREVAGGAARIRGETLGIIGLGRVGQAVALRAKAFGFGVIFYDPYLPDGVERSLGLQRMATLQDLLIHSDCVSLHCSLNEHNHHLINDFTIKQMRQGAFLVNTSRGGLVDEKALAQALKEGRIRGAALDVHETEPFSFSTGPLKDAPNLICTPHTSWYSEQASVEAREEAAREVRRAITGRIPDSLKNCVNKEYLMAASQWPSMEAATVHPELNGATYRFPPGLINVAAAGGLPGAGAGVESLVSGTLPHGITPVSHPPHAPSPNKAEADRDIPSDQ, encoded by the exons ATGGCTCTGATGGACAAACATAAACAAGTCAAGCGGCAAAGACTTGACCGCATTT GTATTCGACCCCCCATCCTGAACGGGCCAATGCACCCGAGGCCCCTGGTTGCCCTGCTGGACGGGCGCGACTGCACTGTGGAGATGCCCATCCTCAAAGATGTGGCCACGGTGGCCTTCTGCGATGCCCAGTCCACACAAGAGATTCACGAGAAg GTGCTAAATGAGGCAGTTGCTGCCCTGCTCTACCACACCATCACTCTGTCCAGAGACGACTTGGAAAAGTTCAAAGGCCTTCGTGTTATCGTCAGGATCGGCTCGGGCTTCGACAACGTTGACATCAAAGCAGCGGCCGAGCTCG GCATCGCAGTCTGTAACGTGCCAGCCTCGTCCGTGGAGGAGACAGCAGACACGTCGCTATGTCTGATTCTCAACCTGTACAGGCGAGTCACCTGGATGCACCAGGCCCTCCGGGAGGGCACCCGGGCCTCTAGCGTGGAGCAGATCAGGGAGGTCGCGGGCGGTGCCGCTCGTATCCGCGGCGAGACTCTGGGCATTATCGGTCTAG GGCGCGTTGGCCAAGCTGTGGCTCTGCGGGCTAAGGCCTTTGGATTCGGCGTGATCTTTTATGACCCGTACCTGCCCGACGGCGTGGAGCGCTCCCTGGGCCTGCAGCGCATGGCCACTCTGCAGGACCTGCTCATCCACTCTGACTGCGTATCCCTGCACTGCAGCCTCAACGAGCACAACCACCACCTCATCAACGACTTCACCATCAAacag ATGCGTCAGGGAGCCTTCCTGGTGAACACGTCACGAGGCGGTCTGGTTGACGAGAAAGCGCTGGCTCAGGCGCTAAAAGAGGGCCGGATACGAGGGGCCGCCCTGGACGTCCATGAGACAGAACCGTTCAG TTTTTCAACAGGCCCTCTAAAGGACGCCCCCAATTTAATCTGTACCCCGCACACGTCCTGGTACAGTGAGCAGGCCTCCGTGGAAGCCCGCGAGGAGGCAGCCAGGGAGGTTCGCCGCGCCATCACCG GGCGGATCCCGGACAGTCTGAAGAACTGCGTTAATAAGGAGTATCTGATGGCGGCCTCTCAGTGGCCCAGCATGGAGGCAGCCACTGTTCACCCAGAACTTAACGGAGCCACTTACAG ATTTCCTCCCGGTCTGATCAATGTCGCAGCAGCAGGGGGTCTCCCAGGAGCTGGTGCAGGGGTTGAAAGCCTCGTTTCAGGAACCCTGCCACATGGCATCACCCCCGTCTCCCACCCCCCTCACGCCCCTTCCCCTAATAAGGCGGAAGCCGACAGAGACATCCCCTCTGatcaatag
- the LOC119210767 gene encoding C-terminal-binding protein 1 isoform X1 → MALMDKHKQVKRQRLDRICEGIRPPILNGPMHPRPLVALLDGRDCTVEMPILKDVATVAFCDAQSTQEIHEKVLNEAVAALLYHTITLSRDDLEKFKGLRVIVRIGSGFDNVDIKAAAELGIAVCNVPASSVEETADTSLCLILNLYRRVTWMHQALREGTRASSVEQIREVAGGAARIRGETLGIIGLGRVGQAVALRAKAFGFGVIFYDPYLPDGVERSLGLQRMATLQDLLIHSDCVSLHCSLNEHNHHLINDFTIKQMRQGAFLVNTSRGGLVDEKALAQALKEGRIRGAALDVHETEPFSFSTGPLKDAPNLICTPHTSWYSEQASVEAREEAAREVRRAITGRIPDSLKNCVNKEYLMAASQWPSMEAATVHPELNGATYRFPPGLINVAAAGGLPGAGAGVESLVSGTLPHGITPVSHPPHAPSPNKAEADRDIPSDQ, encoded by the exons ATGGCTCTGATGGACAAACATAAACAAGTCAAGCGGCAAAGACTTGACCGCATTTGTGAGG GTATTCGACCCCCCATCCTGAACGGGCCAATGCACCCGAGGCCCCTGGTTGCCCTGCTGGACGGGCGCGACTGCACTGTGGAGATGCCCATCCTCAAAGATGTGGCCACGGTGGCCTTCTGCGATGCCCAGTCCACACAAGAGATTCACGAGAAg GTGCTAAATGAGGCAGTTGCTGCCCTGCTCTACCACACCATCACTCTGTCCAGAGACGACTTGGAAAAGTTCAAAGGCCTTCGTGTTATCGTCAGGATCGGCTCGGGCTTCGACAACGTTGACATCAAAGCAGCGGCCGAGCTCG GCATCGCAGTCTGTAACGTGCCAGCCTCGTCCGTGGAGGAGACAGCAGACACGTCGCTATGTCTGATTCTCAACCTGTACAGGCGAGTCACCTGGATGCACCAGGCCCTCCGGGAGGGCACCCGGGCCTCTAGCGTGGAGCAGATCAGGGAGGTCGCGGGCGGTGCCGCTCGTATCCGCGGCGAGACTCTGGGCATTATCGGTCTAG GGCGCGTTGGCCAAGCTGTGGCTCTGCGGGCTAAGGCCTTTGGATTCGGCGTGATCTTTTATGACCCGTACCTGCCCGACGGCGTGGAGCGCTCCCTGGGCCTGCAGCGCATGGCCACTCTGCAGGACCTGCTCATCCACTCTGACTGCGTATCCCTGCACTGCAGCCTCAACGAGCACAACCACCACCTCATCAACGACTTCACCATCAAacag ATGCGTCAGGGAGCCTTCCTGGTGAACACGTCACGAGGCGGTCTGGTTGACGAGAAAGCGCTGGCTCAGGCGCTAAAAGAGGGCCGGATACGAGGGGCCGCCCTGGACGTCCATGAGACAGAACCGTTCAG TTTTTCAACAGGCCCTCTAAAGGACGCCCCCAATTTAATCTGTACCCCGCACACGTCCTGGTACAGTGAGCAGGCCTCCGTGGAAGCCCGCGAGGAGGCAGCCAGGGAGGTTCGCCGCGCCATCACCG GGCGGATCCCGGACAGTCTGAAGAACTGCGTTAATAAGGAGTATCTGATGGCGGCCTCTCAGTGGCCCAGCATGGAGGCAGCCACTGTTCACCCAGAACTTAACGGAGCCACTTACAG ATTTCCTCCCGGTCTGATCAATGTCGCAGCAGCAGGGGGTCTCCCAGGAGCTGGTGCAGGGGTTGAAAGCCTCGTTTCAGGAACCCTGCCACATGGCATCACCCCCGTCTCCCACCCCCCTCACGCCCCTTCCCCTAATAAGGCGGAAGCCGACAGAGACATCCCCTCTGatcaatag